A single genomic interval of Stieleria maiorica harbors:
- a CDS encoding ammonia-forming cytochrome c nitrite reductase subunit c552: MSSETKRSSGWIAVLILIATLTTIGVLILLVTIFEHKQEARAPFTKVVEVTEISSDPKPWGLNFPQQYEDYLKTVNDDYTDFGGNHALPPSKLEEHPWLKRLFAGYAFSIDYREARGHAHMLADQEVTKRVTEVQQSGACLHCHASIIPTYRRIGLEQMGQDASPAALSNDFNMDAVMAGFKAVSQKNYEEVHAELEKTADGIDVPTGDPHMGGAHPVSCVDCHDPDTMQIRVTRPGFILGIDKLAKSDDPVPHLPSIVQWREAGAKGDYDPNTMASRQEMRTFVCGQCHVEYYCANKMTLTFPWGNGLKMEDLEAEWDATTFPDGGEFYDYVHKETGTKVYKAQHPEFELWSQGIHARSGVSCSDCHMPYEKKGATKVSSHWVRSPMTNINKACQTCHNIPEQEIKDRVDMIQDRTRALIDRAAAAVTELFDAIIEVQAAGATEEQLAPIRKLQRKAMWRLDYIASENSKGFHARQEAARILGESVDYSRQAIALCYKLDLKPPRDSEAVADAN, translated from the coding sequence ATGTCTTCAGAGACGAAACGCAGTTCCGGATGGATAGCGGTTTTGATCCTCATCGCCACGCTGACCACGATCGGCGTGCTGATCTTGCTGGTCACGATCTTTGAACACAAGCAGGAAGCCCGCGCGCCGTTCACCAAGGTGGTCGAAGTGACGGAAATCAGCAGCGACCCCAAACCCTGGGGACTGAACTTTCCGCAGCAATACGAAGACTACCTCAAGACCGTCAATGATGACTACACGGACTTCGGCGGCAACCACGCCTTGCCGCCCAGCAAGCTGGAAGAACACCCCTGGCTGAAGCGGCTGTTCGCCGGATACGCGTTCAGTATCGATTACCGCGAAGCCCGCGGTCACGCGCACATGCTGGCCGACCAAGAGGTCACCAAACGGGTCACCGAAGTCCAACAGTCCGGTGCCTGCCTGCACTGCCACGCCTCGATCATCCCCACCTATCGCCGCATCGGGCTCGAACAGATGGGTCAAGACGCCTCGCCGGCCGCGCTCAGCAACGACTTCAACATGGACGCCGTGATGGCGGGATTCAAAGCGGTCAGCCAAAAGAACTACGAAGAGGTTCATGCCGAACTGGAGAAAACCGCCGACGGAATCGATGTCCCGACCGGTGATCCCCACATGGGCGGCGCCCACCCGGTTTCCTGCGTCGATTGCCACGACCCGGACACCATGCAGATCCGCGTCACGCGTCCGGGATTCATCTTGGGAATCGACAAACTGGCCAAAAGCGACGATCCCGTGCCGCACCTGCCCAGCATCGTCCAGTGGCGTGAGGCCGGCGCCAAAGGCGACTACGATCCCAACACGATGGCCAGCCGCCAGGAGATGCGCACCTTCGTCTGCGGACAGTGTCACGTCGAGTACTACTGCGCCAACAAGATGACGCTGACGTTCCCCTGGGGCAACGGGCTGAAGATGGAGGATCTGGAAGCCGAATGGGACGCGACGACCTTCCCCGACGGCGGCGAGTTCTACGACTACGTGCACAAGGAAACCGGCACCAAGGTCTACAAAGCCCAGCACCCCGAATTCGAACTTTGGAGCCAAGGGATCCACGCGCGATCCGGCGTCAGTTGCAGCGATTGCCACATGCCCTATGAAAAGAAAGGCGCGACGAAAGTCAGCAGCCACTGGGTGCGCAGCCCGATGACGAACATCAACAAGGCCTGCCAGACCTGTCACAACATCCCCGAACAAGAAATCAAGGACCGCGTCGACATGATCCAAGATCGCACGCGGGCGTTGATCGACCGGGCCGCCGCCGCGGTGACCGAATTGTTCGACGCGATCATCGAAGTCCAAGCGGCCGGGGCGACCGAAGAGCAACTCGCCCCGATCCGCAAACTGCAACGCAAAGCGATGTGGCGACTCGATTACATCGCTAGCGAGAACAGCAAAGGTTTCCACGCCCGCCAGGAAGCCGCCCGCATCCTCGGCGAATCGGTCGACTACAGCCGCCAAGCCATCGCCCTGTGCTACAAACTGGATCTGAAACCGCCCCGAGACAGCGAAGCCGTCGCCGACGCCAACTAG
- the nrfH gene encoding cytochrome c nitrite reductase small subunit produces the protein MTKETPSESPSEPERHTAGADEATAAAPKRRHTKSVVVLALVLGVLAGVGTFTFGYGKGGSYLSNNPEGCVNCHVMQDHFDSWQQSSHHHVAVCNDCHLPHDAIGKWVVKADNGFFHSLAFTLGNFKDPIQIKPRNRRVTQGTCVDCHNDFVHSLMPATEGADMLNCVHCHADVGHAGR, from the coding sequence ATGACGAAGGAAACGCCCAGCGAATCTCCATCGGAACCGGAGCGACACACAGCCGGCGCTGACGAAGCGACGGCCGCCGCGCCGAAACGCCGTCACACCAAAAGCGTGGTCGTCCTGGCATTGGTGCTCGGTGTCCTGGCCGGCGTCGGCACCTTCACGTTCGGCTACGGCAAAGGGGGCAGCTACCTGAGCAACAACCCCGAAGGCTGCGTCAACTGCCACGTGATGCAGGACCACTTCGATTCGTGGCAACAGAGCAGCCACCACCACGTCGCGGTGTGCAACGATTGCCATCTGCCGCATGATGCGATCGGCAAATGGGTGGTCAAGGCGGACAACGGTTTTTTTCATTCGCTCGCCTTCACGCTGGGCAACTTCAAAGACCCGATCCAAATCAAACCCCGTAATCGTCGGGTGACGCAAGGCACTTGCGTCGATTGCCACAACGACTTTGTCCATAGCCTGATGCCGGCCACCGAAGGCGCCGACATGCTGAATTGCGTCCATTGTCACGCCGACGTCGGCCACGCCGGACGTTAG
- a CDS encoding alpha/beta hydrolase — MQRIVKRLQGLVLIVLVGYGCLVAMAFFFQRSLIFHPSRSNSMTPLQPWQCQGSVIGYCRRAENPDCVWLMTHGNAGQAAHRWYVLDCMSKRDSVFVLEYPGYGDRKGRPSRETMNDAARQAYRYLRETHPGTPVCVLGESIGSGPACVLSQEEIAPDKIVLVVPFNRLADVAAHHFPFLPVRPLLLDDWDNAAALEGYGGKVEVYGAALDEIIPITHARALAGQFPNARLVEIPVGHNDWADSRWVRIGMYGEACIERTLSGVGWPFRAVVHVGATARKGRRSVGGTRGVLERPPGRAVVQVGGTRGVLG, encoded by the coding sequence ATGCAGAGGATTGTGAAACGATTGCAAGGTCTCGTGTTGATCGTTTTGGTGGGCTACGGCTGTTTGGTGGCGATGGCGTTTTTCTTTCAAAGGTCACTGATCTTTCATCCGTCGCGTTCTAATTCGATGACGCCGCTCCAGCCGTGGCAATGTCAGGGCAGTGTGATCGGGTATTGTCGCCGGGCCGAAAATCCCGATTGTGTCTGGTTGATGACCCACGGTAACGCCGGGCAGGCCGCGCACCGTTGGTACGTGCTCGATTGCATGTCCAAGCGGGATTCCGTGTTCGTGTTGGAGTATCCCGGCTATGGGGACCGCAAGGGGCGTCCGTCGCGGGAGACCATGAATGATGCGGCGCGGCAGGCCTATCGCTACTTGCGCGAGACGCATCCGGGCACGCCCGTGTGCGTGCTGGGGGAATCGATCGGCAGCGGCCCGGCGTGTGTTCTGTCGCAAGAAGAGATTGCTCCGGACAAGATCGTGCTGGTCGTTCCATTCAACCGGCTGGCGGACGTCGCGGCGCACCATTTTCCGTTCTTGCCCGTCCGCCCGCTGCTGTTGGACGACTGGGACAACGCAGCCGCACTGGAGGGCTACGGCGGAAAGGTCGAGGTGTACGGCGCGGCGCTGGACGAAATCATTCCGATCACGCACGCGCGAGCGTTGGCCGGTCAGTTTCCCAATGCCAGGTTGGTTGAGATTCCGGTGGGGCACAATGATTGGGCCGATTCAAGGTGGGTGCGCATCGGAATGTATGGGGAGGCCTGCATTGAGAGGACGCTTTCTGGCGTAGGATGGCCCTTCCGGGCTGTCGTCCACGTGGGGGCGACCGCCCGGAAGGGCCGTCGTTCAGTGGGCGGCACGCGGGGCGTGCTGGAGCGACCGCCCGGAAGGGCCGTCGTACAAGTGGGCGGCACGCGGGGCGTACTGGGGTGA